In the genome of Nitrospira japonica, one region contains:
- a CDS encoding aminoglycoside phosphotransferase family protein, with translation MGTTDPASPQKPLASPDQSRIVEAVETRLPFSRTFKNLTALAGDASNRRYFRVEFNESAPGSLILMQLAEPEAFKHSEEAVSGASHQITELPFLNVRTQLANAGVPVPGLYYYDQTAGLLYLEDFGDLTLSEACRDAPPHRVEMLYRQAVDVLADMQIKATSLADARCLAVHRGFDVPLLMWEFDHFLEYGIAARRGRPVADGEFSEIRDEFRKIAEQLAGQPRVFVHRDYHSRNLMVDGRRLGVIDFQDALMGPATYDLASLLRDAYIALDETLIDRLIGHFLDRLEERGHLRTDRDAFRRLFDFTSIQRNLKAAGRFVYIDQVKGNPKFLADIPRTLGYVKRNLHKYPELKALRRLLSAHVTELQ, from the coding sequence ATGGGCACAACCGACCCTGCGTCTCCTCAGAAGCCGCTGGCCTCTCCGGATCAGTCCCGTATCGTAGAGGCGGTTGAAACCCGGCTTCCGTTCTCCCGTACGTTCAAGAACCTGACCGCGCTGGCCGGCGATGCCTCCAACCGGAGATATTTTCGGGTCGAGTTCAACGAGTCCGCGCCCGGCTCCCTGATTTTGATGCAGTTGGCCGAGCCGGAGGCGTTCAAGCATTCGGAAGAAGCCGTCAGCGGCGCGTCGCACCAGATCACCGAGCTTCCGTTTCTCAATGTCCGCACGCAGCTGGCGAACGCCGGTGTGCCGGTTCCGGGATTGTATTATTATGATCAAACGGCCGGTCTGCTGTACTTGGAAGATTTCGGGGACCTGACGCTGTCGGAAGCCTGCCGGGACGCGCCGCCGCACCGGGTCGAGATGCTGTACCGGCAGGCGGTCGATGTCTTGGCCGACATGCAGATCAAGGCGACCTCACTGGCTGATGCGCGTTGTCTGGCGGTTCACCGGGGCTTCGATGTGCCGTTGCTGATGTGGGAGTTCGACCATTTTCTCGAGTACGGCATTGCGGCGCGCCGCGGCCGGCCGGTGGCCGACGGTGAATTTTCGGAGATTCGTGACGAATTTCGAAAGATTGCCGAGCAGTTGGCGGGCCAGCCACGGGTGTTCGTCCATCGGGACTATCACTCCAGAAACCTCATGGTCGACGGTCGCCGTCTGGGCGTGATCGATTTTCAAGATGCGCTGATGGGGCCGGCCACGTATGACCTGGCTTCGCTGCTCCGGGACGCGTACATCGCGCTCGACGAAACACTCATCGATCGACTGATCGGCCATTTTCTCGACCGGTTGGAGGAACGGGGGCACCTCCGGACGGATCGCGATGCGTTTCGGCGTCTGTTCGATTTCACAAGCATTCAACGGAATCTGAAGGCGGCGGGCCGATTCGTCTACATCGATCAGGTCAAGGGCAATCCCAAGTTCCTGGCCGACATTCCGAGGACGCTCGGCTACGTGAAGCGCAACCTGCACAAGTACCCCGAGTTGAAAGCGCTTCGCAGGCTGCTCAGTGCGCACGTGACGGAATTGCAATGA
- a CDS encoding acyloxyacyl hydrolase yields the protein MKTMLRLFSTGLITAFRGLIFFTKGDSMGRVRIGARLCPGALIGLMIFMAATSAIAEGFRLESLNVRAGLSGSSVIGKDQQTDFNQVDLALAARLPWEWSVGSDWLFATRALTSAGALHGSGETHAVFTLVPFDVMFGRRDGLISIDMGVGGALLTDSKFGDQNFGGPFQFVWTFGATSRLFGPLGVGYHFQHYSDATMYGPDSRGVDLHLLELIYWFDTGR from the coding sequence ATGAAAACAATGCTCCGGCTCTTCTCCACCGGCCTGATTACGGCATTCCGCGGTCTAATTTTCTTTACGAAAGGCGATTCCATGGGGCGAGTGCGGATCGGTGCGCGATTATGTCCTGGTGCCCTCATCGGCCTGATGATCTTCATGGCCGCAACGTCCGCAATCGCCGAAGGATTCAGGCTCGAGTCCTTGAACGTGAGGGCCGGCTTGAGCGGCAGTTCGGTGATCGGGAAGGACCAGCAGACGGATTTCAACCAAGTCGATCTTGCCCTTGCCGCGCGCCTTCCCTGGGAATGGAGTGTCGGGTCCGATTGGTTGTTCGCGACGCGAGCCTTGACCTCAGCCGGTGCACTGCATGGTTCGGGCGAGACCCACGCGGTCTTCACGTTGGTGCCGTTCGATGTGATGTTCGGCCGGCGTGACGGCCTCATTTCCATCGATATGGGAGTGGGCGGCGCGCTACTCACCGATTCGAAGTTCGGCGACCAGAACTTCGGAGGTCCGTTCCAATTTGTCTGGACATTCGGGGCCACCAGTCGATTGTTCGGACCGCTGGGGGTGGGGTACCATTTCCAGCATTACTCGGATGCGACCATGTATGGGCCGGACAGCCGCGGTGTGGACTTGCATCTTCTGGAACTCATCTATTGGTTCGACACCGGCCGATGA
- the galT gene encoding galactose-1-phosphate uridylyltransferase, producing the protein MPDLRRDPVVGRWVIISTDRSGRPHDFTQLLPSRPISTALCPFCPGQERLTPKEIMAYRPQPSEANAPNWSVRVVPNKFPALQVEGELGREGLGLYDRMNGIGAHEVIIETPGHKDGLGDLPAQKIEDVLWAYRDRILDLKKDPRFRYILIFKNHGASAGATLEHSHSQLIALPIIPTSVSGEIEGCRAHYQQKERCIYCDIIRQDLTDGDRIVAENPEFVCVTPFAPRFPFEMWVLPKQHAGYFEEGQKGQFEFLASMLSEVLRRMDKVLARPPYNFVLHSSPPHEHTGDFYHWHLEIIPKLTQVAGFEWGTGFYINPVSPEESAKFLRDTRL; encoded by the coding sequence ATGCCGGATTTAAGACGCGATCCCGTTGTGGGGCGCTGGGTGATCATTTCCACGGACCGGAGCGGCCGCCCGCATGACTTCACACAACTGCTGCCGTCACGGCCGATCTCGACCGCCCTCTGTCCGTTTTGTCCCGGTCAGGAACGGCTGACGCCCAAGGAGATCATGGCGTACCGGCCTCAACCGTCCGAGGCCAACGCGCCGAATTGGAGTGTCCGGGTCGTTCCGAACAAGTTCCCGGCCCTGCAGGTGGAGGGTGAATTGGGCCGCGAAGGGCTGGGGCTCTATGACCGGATGAACGGCATTGGCGCCCACGAAGTCATCATCGAGACGCCCGGACACAAGGACGGCCTGGGAGACCTGCCCGCCCAGAAGATCGAAGACGTCCTATGGGCCTATCGTGACCGCATTCTCGATCTCAAGAAGGATCCCCGGTTCCGCTACATTCTGATTTTCAAGAACCATGGGGCTTCGGCCGGCGCGACCCTGGAGCACAGCCATTCGCAGCTGATCGCGTTGCCGATCATCCCCACCAGCGTCAGCGGAGAGATCGAAGGTTGCCGTGCGCATTATCAGCAGAAAGAACGGTGCATCTACTGCGACATTATCCGTCAGGACCTCACCGACGGAGATCGCATCGTAGCCGAAAACCCGGAGTTCGTCTGCGTCACTCCGTTCGCCCCCCGCTTTCCTTTTGAAATGTGGGTGCTGCCGAAGCAGCATGCCGGTTATTTCGAAGAAGGCCAGAAGGGGCAGTTCGAGTTCCTCGCATCCATGCTTTCCGAAGTGTTGCGGCGGATGGACAAGGTATTGGCCAGACCGCCTTACAATTTCGTCCTCCATAGCTCTCCACCCCACGAGCACACCGGAGATTTCTACCACTGGCACCTGGAAATCATCCCCAAGCTCACGCAGGTGGCGGGATTCGAATGGGGCACGGGTTTCTACATCAACCCCGTATCGCCCGAGGAGTCGGCTAAATTTCTGCGGGACACGCGCCTCTGA
- a CDS encoding nucleotidyltransferase family protein produces MKAMILAAGLGTRLRPLTNTMPKPLLPVGGTPLIVWNLLLLRRHGIRDVVINLHYLAPMIQQALGDGSKYGMRISYSHERVLLGTGGALKQVEGSFNGEPILVLNGDTLVEIDLEAVIAFHRTRHAAATLVVRTDPDAASWGLVEMDDDQRIVRITGKGLPSPILAHPRMFAGVHLLHPRLLRDISKGQASSIIDAYLAAIQRGDAVLGFEHQGYWSDVGTPQRYSQAEHDATTGMIQLSSRLPTVQPVR; encoded by the coding sequence ATGAAGGCAATGATCTTGGCTGCAGGGTTGGGTACGAGGCTGAGGCCGTTGACGAACACGATGCCGAAGCCTTTGTTACCCGTGGGGGGCACGCCGCTCATTGTCTGGAATCTGCTGCTCTTGAGGCGTCACGGAATTCGCGACGTCGTCATCAACCTGCACTATCTCGCCCCGATGATCCAACAGGCGCTCGGCGATGGATCGAAATACGGCATGCGCATCTCCTACTCGCACGAGCGGGTGCTGTTGGGCACCGGTGGGGCGCTCAAACAGGTCGAGGGCAGCTTCAACGGCGAGCCGATCCTCGTGTTGAACGGCGACACCCTCGTGGAAATCGACCTTGAAGCCGTCATCGCCTTCCATCGGACTCGTCACGCCGCGGCGACCTTGGTGGTACGGACCGACCCCGACGCCGCATCGTGGGGGTTGGTGGAGATGGACGACGATCAGCGGATCGTCCGGATTACCGGGAAGGGGCTTCCGTCACCCATTCTCGCACATCCTCGCATGTTTGCCGGAGTTCACCTCCTGCATCCTCGGCTCCTGCGCGACATCTCGAAGGGACAGGCCTCGTCCATCATCGACGCGTACCTCGCGGCGATCCAGCGGGGGGATGCCGTGTTGGGTTTCGAACATCAGGGCTATTGGTCCGATGTCGGCACGCCGCAACGGTACTCGCAGGCGGAGCACGACGCCACCACCGGCATGATTCAGCTGTCGAGCCGCTTGCCGACGGTCCAGCCGGTCCGCTGA
- a CDS encoding MoaD/ThiS family protein: MQVQLSHPSRTVDVKGPKKVKDLLKELNLVVEAHLVIRGDELVTEDEMLYDKDHVEIRPVISGG; encoded by the coding sequence ATGCAAGTCCAACTCAGCCATCCTTCCAGAACCGTCGACGTCAAAGGCCCGAAGAAGGTCAAGGACCTGCTGAAGGAATTGAATCTGGTCGTGGAAGCCCATTTGGTCATCCGGGGCGACGAACTCGTCACTGAAGACGAGATGCTCTACGACAAGGATCATGTCGAAATCCGGCCTGTGATCTCAGGAGGGTGA
- a CDS encoding VanZ family protein, translating to METSSEPFRQDAWLSQLWYWAPVFGYAALIFYFSAQSHPEEQLPQFLMREVSDKLLHAVEYAVLGILCYRGFRWAAGPAAARQAVLLSIAAASAYAVTDEVHQFFIPSREASSWDWVADVIGAAIGSISWSYFSER from the coding sequence ATGGAGACGTCATCGGAACCATTCAGACAGGACGCGTGGCTGTCCCAACTGTGGTATTGGGCGCCGGTGTTCGGATACGCCGCGCTGATCTTTTACTTTTCCGCGCAATCACATCCGGAAGAACAACTGCCGCAGTTCCTCATGCGGGAGGTCAGCGACAAGTTGTTGCATGCGGTGGAGTATGCCGTATTGGGGATCCTCTGCTATCGAGGTTTCCGATGGGCGGCAGGACCGGCGGCGGCGCGCCAAGCGGTGCTGCTCTCGATCGCGGCTGCGTCCGCATACGCCGTGACGGATGAGGTGCACCAATTCTTTATTCCCTCCCGGGAAGCGAGTTCGTGGGATTGGGTGGCCGACGTGATTGGCGCGGCGATAGGATCCATTTCGTGGAGCTATTTTTCTGAGCGTTGA
- a CDS encoding glycoside hydrolase family 57 protein, whose amino-acid sequence MKKARVCFVWHMHQPYYTDPVSASASMPWVRLHATKAYFDMAFLLERFPGVNATFNFTPSLLLQLQEIGTGKVRDLFFEHTQRPAEELRPEEKAFLIRHFFSANWATMVRPHPRYHELLVKRGLETDETHLERIARQFSTQELLDLQVWFNLAWFGYGSLHRFPRLAALRDKNRGFTEADKQEVLALQLAAVQQIIPMYRALAERGQVELTTTPFYHPILPLVIDTDSTQRARPDLPLPARFRAPEDAEAQLRLAVEFHTATFGRPPAGLWPSEGSVCPELIPLLPRVGLKWLATDEGNLARSLHGSGQHWHRPADLYRAYRTGPPDGEMTIVFRDRDLSDAFGFIYHKTTPDVAAEDVLRRLRQVVRDVPHENVLIPIILDGENPWEHYHEGGEQFLSALYTAFERQGLHEAGVETETATVSEALALMPPSTHLPSLHSGSWINQDFKIWIGHEEDNRGWNLLSHTRSHLIERTPALSSERATAAWHELYAAEGSDWFWWYGDDFDTAYKEEFDRLFRTHLRNVWTLAGTTPPDMLNQPVCGVRTDSAADRLTYPVSFLHPVLDGQVTDFFEWRGAGTINTRPPLGAMWKADGLLTEIFFGWDLDQLFLRLDSEEAERARREGLQVEVHLQSQAHAFRLTWPMNGAGTEEYLLARRAPEGTWQEIGPSRLFCRKTITELAIPFKELGVETGHALRMSLVILEQGLEIARYPHQHPAEVTVPGPDFESALWRV is encoded by the coding sequence ATGAAGAAGGCGCGCGTCTGTTTCGTCTGGCACATGCATCAACCCTACTACACCGACCCGGTGTCGGCCTCGGCCAGCATGCCCTGGGTCCGCCTGCACGCCACCAAGGCCTATTTCGACATGGCCTTTCTGCTGGAGCGGTTCCCGGGCGTCAACGCGACCTTCAACTTCACTCCCTCGCTGCTCCTGCAACTCCAGGAAATCGGAACGGGCAAGGTCCGCGATCTCTTCTTCGAGCATACCCAACGGCCGGCGGAGGAACTCCGGCCCGAAGAGAAAGCGTTTCTGATCCGCCACTTCTTCTCCGCCAACTGGGCCACCATGGTCCGTCCGCATCCCCGCTACCATGAATTACTGGTCAAACGAGGGCTGGAGACCGACGAGACCCACCTCGAGCGGATCGCGCGCCAATTCTCGACCCAGGAATTGCTGGATCTTCAAGTCTGGTTCAATCTCGCATGGTTCGGATACGGATCCTTGCACCGCTTCCCGCGGCTGGCCGCCCTACGGGACAAGAATCGCGGATTCACCGAAGCGGACAAGCAAGAAGTGCTGGCCTTGCAGCTGGCGGCCGTTCAACAGATCATTCCGATGTATCGCGCCTTGGCCGAACGGGGCCAGGTCGAGCTGACGACGACGCCCTTTTATCATCCGATTCTCCCACTGGTCATCGATACGGACAGCACTCAGCGCGCCAGACCCGACTTGCCGCTTCCTGCGCGCTTTCGGGCTCCGGAAGACGCCGAAGCCCAACTGCGGCTGGCGGTGGAATTTCACACGGCGACGTTCGGTCGCCCTCCGGCCGGGCTTTGGCCATCGGAAGGCTCGGTCTGCCCGGAACTGATTCCACTGTTGCCGCGTGTGGGGCTTAAGTGGCTGGCGACCGACGAAGGCAATCTCGCCCGTTCGCTCCATGGCTCCGGGCAACACTGGCATCGGCCGGCCGATTTGTATCGCGCCTACCGGACCGGCCCGCCGGACGGCGAGATGACCATCGTCTTTCGAGACCGGGATCTCTCGGACGCCTTCGGGTTCATCTATCACAAGACGACGCCGGACGTGGCGGCGGAGGACGTCCTCCGGCGGCTGCGTCAGGTCGTGCGCGACGTCCCCCACGAGAACGTCCTGATCCCGATCATCCTGGACGGAGAAAACCCGTGGGAGCATTACCATGAAGGAGGCGAGCAGTTTCTGTCCGCGCTGTATACGGCGTTCGAACGACAGGGTCTGCATGAAGCGGGCGTGGAAACCGAAACGGCCACCGTCTCCGAGGCGCTGGCCTTGATGCCCCCGTCCACTCACTTGCCCTCGCTGCATTCGGGTTCGTGGATCAACCAGGATTTCAAGATCTGGATCGGGCATGAGGAGGACAACCGGGGCTGGAATCTCCTCAGTCACACCCGTTCCCACCTGATCGAGCGGACGCCTGCGCTTTCGTCCGAGCGCGCGACGGCCGCCTGGCATGAACTCTATGCGGCGGAAGGCAGCGATTGGTTTTGGTGGTACGGTGATGATTTCGACACGGCCTATAAAGAAGAGTTCGACCGCCTGTTTCGCACGCACCTGAGAAACGTGTGGACCCTCGCGGGCACGACGCCCCCCGACATGCTGAATCAACCGGTGTGCGGTGTGCGGACCGACTCGGCGGCGGACCGCCTCACCTACCCCGTGTCATTCCTGCATCCGGTCCTCGACGGGCAAGTGACCGATTTCTTCGAATGGCGCGGAGCCGGGACGATCAATACGCGGCCGCCGCTCGGAGCCATGTGGAAAGCCGACGGGCTCCTGACCGAGATCTTTTTCGGATGGGATCTCGACCAGTTGTTCCTTCGTCTCGATTCCGAGGAAGCCGAGCGGGCGCGACGCGAGGGGCTCCAAGTCGAGGTACACTTGCAGAGCCAGGCGCACGCCTTCCGGCTGACATGGCCCATGAACGGAGCCGGAACGGAAGAATACCTCTTGGCCCGCCGCGCCCCGGAAGGCACCTGGCAGGAGATCGGGCCATCGCGCCTGTTTTGCCGCAAAACGATTACGGAGCTGGCGATCCCCTTCAAAGAGCTCGGAGTGGAAACGGGCCATGCATTGCGGATGAGCCTCGTCATCCTGGAACAGGGACTCGAGATCGCGCGGTATCCCCACCAGCACCCGGCCGAGGTGACGGTTCCAGGACCGGATTTTGAATCCGCCTTGTGGCGGGTGTAA
- a CDS encoding serine hydrolase domain-containing protein gives MPRTPRTAAGFRLAAILAAFLLLHGCSGGGSEGSTGHAHPTASCSAADLEGTMDSVLSGVASPTDFSFSVKRPDGRQYVYSRGASTLQTSYSSASTSKLVSAVIIMRLVEQGRLSLASKPQDLIGTWPIGGGDPLLNMTLAQLLSFTSGLTIEPSCLDDGTSEYEACVTTIGTANGGTGITPGQQFFYASTHLQVAGLMAIKARPAATWQDVFLEFKQQTNLFPTASYDSPSPNNPALAGGMHWTGEEYLAFLDALRKGELLNAGSMGQLLADHTASAAIVSSPIAVAPPDGLGEDWHYGFGLWHECQSANFNCTPGTRVSSPGIYGAYPFWDRSKGYVGIVAMQGPSNSIPIGIGIERSVRPTVEQWVACQ, from the coding sequence GTGCCACGAACACCCAGAACGGCGGCGGGCTTTAGGCTGGCGGCAATCCTGGCTGCCTTTCTTCTGCTGCACGGATGCAGCGGGGGTGGTTCGGAGGGAAGCACAGGGCATGCACATCCAACCGCGTCCTGCTCCGCCGCCGACCTTGAAGGCACCATGGATTCGGTGCTGTCGGGAGTCGCTTCTCCGACGGACTTTTCCTTCTCGGTCAAACGGCCGGACGGCCGTCAGTACGTCTACAGCCGGGGAGCGTCGACACTCCAGACGTCCTATTCATCCGCCTCGACATCCAAACTGGTTTCTGCGGTCATCATTATGAGGCTCGTCGAGCAGGGACGCTTGAGCCTCGCCAGCAAACCGCAAGATCTGATCGGCACGTGGCCGATCGGTGGCGGGGACCCGCTTTTGAATATGACCCTGGCCCAATTGCTGAGCTTCACTTCCGGTCTGACGATCGAGCCAAGTTGTCTCGACGACGGGACATCCGAGTATGAAGCCTGCGTGACGACCATCGGAACGGCCAACGGTGGAACCGGCATCACACCCGGTCAACAATTCTTTTACGCGAGCACCCATTTGCAGGTCGCGGGACTCATGGCGATCAAGGCCAGACCCGCCGCTACCTGGCAGGATGTGTTCTTGGAATTCAAACAGCAAACCAATCTGTTTCCCACAGCGTCTTACGACAGCCCCTCGCCGAATAATCCGGCCCTCGCCGGCGGCATGCATTGGACCGGAGAAGAATATCTGGCTTTTCTCGACGCGCTCAGGAAGGGTGAATTGTTGAATGCCGGCTCCATGGGCCAATTGCTGGCCGACCATACGGCTTCCGCGGCAATCGTCTCCTCGCCGATCGCCGTGGCACCGCCCGACGGACTGGGTGAAGACTGGCACTATGGGTTCGGTCTGTGGCACGAATGCCAAAGCGCGAACTTCAACTGCACTCCCGGCACCCGAGTGTCCAGCCCGGGCATCTACGGAGCCTATCCATTTTGGGATCGCAGCAAGGGATACGTGGGCATCGTCGCGATGCAAGGCCCGTCCAATTCGATTCCAATCGGCATTGGAATCGAACGATCCGTGCGCCCCACGGTCGAACAATGGGTGGCGTGTCAGTAA
- a CDS encoding sigma-54-dependent transcriptional regulator produces MKARILIVDDDPDIATMLEDRLQASDYGTLVAQDGVQALELIEQEVPKLMLLDLDMPRLTGLEVLKRLPKIRAAEDLPVIVMTAHGSIEAAVEAMKSGAYDFLTKPLDKDHLLLVIQKALERDALKRQVACLKSEIDGRYTSIIGTSPNIRSVMEAAQRAAKSDAGVLLLGESGTGKELFARSIHQWSPRRVNPMIVINCVALTETLLENELFGHERGAFTGADRLQKGKLEMADGGTVFLDEIGDMPMALQAKLLRVLQDREFHRVGGTRLVSVNIRIIAATNKDLKQAVKNGHFREDLYFRLNVITLTLPPLRDRPDDLPLLAKFFLNRHAKEAKRYGMMFHPEAMNVMMQYTWPGNIRELDNVIARAVILSPTEIIEPDLLVMDAAALSHPEALTYVSLPYHRSMEEHSRHIIDQALKQAEGNQTKAAERLRLQRTYLARLIKQQKLRQEEV; encoded by the coding sequence ATGAAAGCCAGGATCCTCATCGTCGATGACGACCCCGACATTGCCACGATGCTGGAAGATCGTCTTCAGGCCAGCGACTATGGAACCCTCGTCGCGCAGGACGGCGTACAGGCGCTCGAATTGATCGAGCAGGAGGTGCCGAAGCTCATGCTGCTGGATCTGGACATGCCCCGCCTGACCGGCCTGGAGGTCCTGAAGCGGCTGCCTAAAATCCGCGCGGCGGAAGATCTCCCCGTCATCGTCATGACGGCGCACGGATCCATCGAGGCGGCCGTCGAGGCCATGAAGAGCGGCGCGTACGACTTCCTCACGAAACCACTCGACAAAGACCACCTCCTGCTGGTCATCCAGAAAGCTCTGGAGCGCGACGCCCTGAAACGGCAGGTGGCCTGCCTGAAATCGGAAATCGACGGCCGCTATACGTCGATCATCGGCACCAGCCCCAATATCCGTTCCGTCATGGAAGCGGCGCAGCGCGCGGCGAAATCCGATGCCGGCGTGCTCCTCCTGGGTGAGAGCGGCACCGGGAAAGAGCTGTTCGCGCGATCCATCCACCAATGGAGCCCGCGCCGCGTCAATCCGATGATTGTCATCAATTGCGTGGCTCTCACTGAAACGCTGCTCGAAAACGAGTTGTTCGGGCATGAGCGCGGAGCCTTTACCGGCGCCGACCGCCTTCAGAAGGGCAAGCTTGAAATGGCCGACGGAGGCACCGTCTTTCTGGACGAGATCGGCGACATGCCGATGGCGCTGCAGGCGAAACTGCTGCGGGTCCTTCAGGACCGGGAATTTCACCGCGTCGGAGGCACCCGCCTGGTTTCGGTCAACATTCGGATCATCGCCGCGACCAACAAGGATCTCAAACAGGCCGTCAAGAACGGGCACTTCCGGGAAGATCTCTACTTCCGTCTGAACGTGATCACGCTGACCCTTCCCCCGCTGCGGGACCGTCCGGACGACCTGCCCTTGCTGGCCAAGTTCTTCCTGAACCGCCACGCGAAAGAGGCCAAGCGTTACGGCATGATGTTCCATCCGGAGGCGATGAACGTCATGATGCAATATACCTGGCCAGGAAACATCCGCGAACTCGACAACGTCATCGCCCGGGCGGTGATCTTGAGTCCCACGGAAATCATCGAGCCCGACCTGCTGGTGATGGACGCGGCGGCCCTCTCGCACCCCGAAGCCCTCACGTATGTCTCGCTTCCCTACCACCGATCGATGGAAGAGCACAGCCGCCACATTATCGATCAAGCCTTGAAACAGGCGGAAGGCAATCAAACCAAAGCCGCCGAACGACTGCGCCTGCAGCGTACGTATCTCGCCCGGCTGATCAAGCAGCAGAAGTTACGGCAGGAAGAAGTGTAA
- a CDS encoding ATP-binding protein has product MNCTKCKTRAVIKLPRHHAAFCKDCFNGFVHDQVAKAVKSQKMFGKEARILVAVSGGKDSLALWDILLKLGYRADALYVNLGIGSYSERSHEKVRRFAEAIAAPLGAALHTHTVEQEEGAGIRELAMLVHRPTCSTCGTIKRYQFNRAAIEHEYDVMATGHNLDDEAARLLGNVLHWQEDYLDKQSPSLPASVEGFAKKVKPLYRLTERELAAYCVLNKIDYIVEECPMAQGAKTLLYKEVLNRLETESPGTKHTFYWGFLDRSRKETGSQATMEQKDRTALHPCQTCGQPTTAEICSYCKLMTRAKTPSVS; this is encoded by the coding sequence ATGAACTGCACCAAATGCAAGACCAGAGCGGTGATCAAGCTGCCGCGGCATCACGCCGCGTTCTGCAAGGACTGTTTCAACGGTTTCGTCCACGATCAGGTCGCCAAGGCCGTCAAATCGCAGAAGATGTTCGGCAAGGAAGCCCGCATCTTGGTCGCGGTCTCGGGAGGCAAGGACAGCCTGGCCTTGTGGGACATTCTCTTGAAGCTGGGCTACAGAGCCGACGCGCTTTATGTGAATCTCGGTATCGGAAGCTATTCCGAGCGATCGCATGAGAAAGTCCGCCGTTTCGCCGAGGCCATCGCCGCCCCCCTCGGCGCGGCGCTCCATACCCATACAGTCGAGCAGGAAGAAGGGGCCGGGATCCGTGAGCTTGCCATGCTCGTGCACCGGCCGACCTGCAGTACCTGTGGAACCATCAAACGCTATCAATTCAATCGCGCCGCGATCGAGCACGAATACGACGTCATGGCGACGGGTCACAATCTGGACGACGAGGCGGCGCGCCTGCTGGGCAATGTGCTCCATTGGCAGGAAGACTATCTCGACAAGCAGAGCCCCAGTTTGCCGGCATCCGTCGAGGGATTCGCAAAGAAGGTCAAACCCCTCTATCGGTTGACGGAGCGCGAACTGGCGGCCTATTGCGTGTTGAACAAGATCGATTACATCGTAGAGGAATGCCCGATGGCCCAGGGCGCCAAGACACTCCTCTATAAGGAGGTTCTGAACCGACTCGAAACGGAATCTCCCGGCACCAAACATACGTTCTATTGGGGTTTTCTCGACCGGTCACGCAAAGAAACCGGGAGTCAGGCCACGATGGAGCAAAAGGACCGGACCGCGCTGCATCCGTGCCAGACGTGCGGTCAACCCACCACCGCGGAAATCTGCTCGTACTGCAAGTTGATGACGCGAGCGAAGACCCCCTCCGTTTCCTGA